In a genomic window of Aricia agestis chromosome 2, ilAriAges1.1, whole genome shotgun sequence:
- the LOC121739688 gene encoding uncharacterized protein LOC121739688 gives MNEQQHNLMGAAPQASTSGFSPAMKKEDTELATISIGSRIPEFWKDNPRLWFYQVEAILAPQKTSDANKYFMCVAKLNRDAIQQVADILANPPQQNKYEALKNRLLQIYEESEARQVRKLISEIELGDQKPSQLLRRMKELARGKIEDETLKILWQGHLPSTVQAVLAVTSTSNLEELAGIADKIMDTHQPCNIGEVASGQQQPSSTSFEVAAIIAEIAKMNLKINQLEAQRDGVRSRSRSRSRPTGNYARERTRSRPRRAPGSPGWLCTYHWKYRGRAPMQLGEQERSPRPEDGKLAELQPVAGGSAVSDHRLIILMDAA, from the exons ATGAACGAGCAGCAGCATAACCTGATGGGCGCCGCACCGCAAGCCTCAACAAGCGGATTTTCGCCAGCTATGAAGAAAGAAGATACAGAATTGGCAACAATTTCCATTGGTAGCAGAATCCCAGAATTTTGGAAGGATAACCCTCGCCTGTGGTTTTATCAAGTCGAGGCAATTCTAGCTCCACAGAAGACATCGGAtgcgaataaatattttatgtgcgTCGCGAAGCTGAACAGGGACGCCATTCAGCAAGTTGCAGACATCTTGGCAAATCCGCCGCAGCAGAATAAATATGAAGCGCTGAAAAATCGACTACTGCAAATTTATGAAGAATCGGAGGCGCGGCAagtaagaaaattaatttccgAAATCGAGCTTGGTGACCAGAAACCGAGTCAGCTGCTTAGAAGAATGAAGGAATTAGCTAGAGGAAAAATCGAAGACGAGACCCTGAAGATTTTGTGGCAAGGTCACTTACCTTCTACGGTCCAAGCGGTCCTAGCAGTGACGTCCACTAGTAATCTAGAAGAATTAGCAGGAATAGCAGATAAAATCATGGACACTCACCAGCCCTGTAATATCGGCGAAGTAGCAAGTGGTCAGCAGCAGCCATCGTCAACCAGCTTCGAGGTAGCAGCCATAATAGCAGAGATCGCGAAAATGAACCTGAAAATTAACCAGTTAGAAGCACAAAGAGATGGAGTCCGGAGCAGAAGCAGGAGCAGGAGCAGGCCGACTGGGAACTATGCAAGGGAGCGGACACGATCGAGACCACGTCGAGCGCCAGGGAGTCCAGGTTGGCTGTGCACGTACCACTGGAAGTATCGAGGACGAGCCCCCATGCAGCTGGGAGAACAAGAGAGAAGCCCACGTCCCGAGGACGGAAAACTAGCAGAGCTGCAGCCGGTGGCGGGAGGCAGCGCAGTTTCCGATCACCGCCTAATT atattaatgGACGCTGCTTAG